In Nostoc sp. UHCC 0926, a single genomic region encodes these proteins:
- a CDS encoding restriction endonuclease subunit S: MFNHPVPTGWVDCFLKDAIARVVGGGTPSRTVPAYWNGDISWASVKDFKDETQYLHNTEEYISSLGLLNSAANLIEAGVPLICTRMAVGRAAIPTKPVAINQDLKAVYTYNQLSNRYLLLLLNFIRPSLESLSIGSTVKGITISQLLTIPVILPPLLEQQKIAEIFDAIDKAIALTDTHITKLKKAKAGLLHDLLTRGIDEHGELRDYTRNPELFKRSALGIIPKDWDIELLNAILSSIDAGKSPSCPDRPAMSGEWGVLKISAVHPNGFKPEENKAIINSAYIKTEYQVNDGDLLITRANTYELVGLVCLVENPPPNLLLCDKTLRLKVINQRVSKAFLYYILQMPYLRLQIQNNAVGSSAGMKNITQEIIKNFIVSIPKNLSEQELIVTTLEKKKSQILEKVKLREKLKLLKKGLMSDLLTGRVRVKI, translated from the coding sequence ATGTTTAATCATCCTGTACCCACTGGATGGGTAGACTGTTTTTTGAAAGATGCTATTGCTCGTGTTGTTGGAGGTGGTACACCATCTCGTACTGTTCCAGCTTATTGGAATGGTGATATTTCATGGGCTTCAGTGAAAGACTTTAAAGATGAGACGCAATATTTACATAATACAGAAGAATATATATCCTCTCTTGGACTTTTAAACAGTGCAGCGAATTTAATAGAAGCTGGAGTACCTTTAATTTGCACACGGATGGCAGTTGGACGTGCCGCTATTCCAACAAAACCAGTTGCTATCAATCAAGACCTGAAGGCTGTATATACTTACAACCAACTTAGTAACAGATATTTACTTCTTCTTCTAAATTTTATACGTCCTAGTTTAGAATCCCTATCAATTGGTTCAACAGTAAAGGGTATAACTATTAGTCAACTATTGACAATTCCCGTTATTCTTCCACCTCTACTTGAACAGCAAAAGATTGCTGAAATTTTCGATGCGATTGATAAAGCGATCGCACTCACCGACACCCACATCACCAAGCTCAAAAAAGCTAAAGCCGGACTGCTGCACGACCTGCTCACACGCGGCATTGACGAACATGGCGAACTTAGAGATTATACACGTAACCCTGAATTGTTTAAGCGATCGGCCTTGGGGATAATTCCGAAAGATTGGGATATAGAGCTTCTTAATGCAATATTAAGTAGCATTGATGCTGGCAAGAGTCCAAGTTGTCCAGATAGACCTGCAATGTCTGGGGAATGGGGAGTTTTGAAAATTAGTGCTGTTCACCCAAACGGATTTAAGCCTGAAGAAAACAAAGCAATAATTAATTCAGCTTATATTAAAACTGAGTATCAAGTAAATGATGGAGACTTACTGATCACGAGAGCAAACACATACGAATTGGTAGGATTAGTCTGTTTAGTTGAGAATCCACCGCCTAATCTATTGCTCTGTGATAAAACACTACGATTAAAGGTTATTAATCAAAGAGTATCGAAAGCTTTTTTATACTATATTTTACAAATGCCATACTTGCGTTTACAAATACAAAACAATGCAGTAGGTAGCAGTGCAGGAATGAAAAATATTACCCAGGAAATAATCAAAAACTTTATTGTTTCAATTCCTAAAAATTTAAGTGAACAGGAATTGATTGTTACAACTTTAGAAAAAAAGAAATCACAGATTTTAGAAAAAGTCAAACTGAGAGAAAAACTCAAACTTTTAAAAAAAGGCTTAATGTCAGACCTATTAACCGGACGAGTGCGCGTGAAAATTTAA
- a CDS encoding M48 family metallopeptidase: MKTINVGELSFELRESPRRRTVEITIERDGQLIITTPPQVPVEKLGKIIEQRRFWIYSKLLKKAAIKPPAEQKTYLPGEGFHYLGRSYRLKLVDTADNPLRLYQGRFELLRSHQQQGRDLFIQWYRGHIQQHLESITTSIANRIGAKPTSIQVRELGNRWGSCNPKGDIYFHWRVALLPTSMIEYVVVHEMVHLIQPNHNRDFWDRVERILPDCVDRKEWLAKNGAIFSL; this comes from the coding sequence ATGAAAACCATTAATGTTGGAGAACTTTCCTTTGAACTGCGCGAAAGTCCCCGTCGTCGCACAGTTGAAATTACCATCGAACGCGACGGTCAACTAATCATCACAACACCACCTCAAGTCCCTGTAGAAAAACTAGGGAAAATTATCGAACAACGCCGCTTCTGGATTTACAGCAAACTCCTCAAAAAAGCAGCAATAAAACCGCCAGCTGAACAAAAAACTTATTTACCTGGCGAAGGCTTCCACTATTTAGGACGCAGCTATCGCCTGAAATTAGTAGATACCGCAGACAACCCTCTTAGACTTTACCAAGGACGCTTTGAACTTTTGCGATCGCATCAACAGCAAGGTCGAGATTTATTTATCCAGTGGTATCGCGGTCATATTCAACAGCATTTAGAATCAATTACTACATCTATTGCTAACAGAATCGGCGCAAAACCTACTTCTATCCAAGTGCGCGAACTCGGTAATCGTTGGGGTTCATGTAATCCAAAAGGTGATATTTATTTCCACTGGCGTGTTGCTTTGCTTCCTACTTCCATGATTGAATATGTAGTAGTGCATGAAATGGTTCACTTAATTCAACCCAACCACAATAGAGACTTTTGGGACAGAGTAGAGCGAATCTTACCTGACTGCGTGGATAGAAAAGAGTGGTTGGCGAAAAATGGCGCAATTTTTAGTTTATAA
- a CDS encoding type I restriction endonuclease subunit R produces MSGLEDTSTELPTIEQLQKMQQLPGGLGWEHIKANHLAAIPEQRDDYHEVLLIPRLQRQLREINLDDNRQPWLDERRINQAISQLQNLGPGKLMEKNETLTKLLLTGVKVEGLTGKQITINLIDFDHPERNDFLAISQFRIDPPGVKGPKGHYRPDIILFVNGIPLVVIECKAPGADMLKSGIQDLLKYSNQRHSLLPEGIERLFHYNQLMISCTSGRAVVGTVGSQPKHYLEWKDTSPFDSNFIAQVLDITNPTLPEEELISSASNYLLPESSPTREGETLTAVKSGEKLEDLIDPSKLNRRQQLIAGMLHPSNLLDILRHYILFTTKHNRRIKIVPRYQQFRGVSKAVDRLLHGKTKTQHGSEDQRGGIIWHYQGSGKSLDMVFILRKLRTIPQLQQFKAVIVTDRTDLEEQLQQTATLSGQTLQVATSIKDLAKKLRQTGPGIVFGMVQKFNKINELKEYADIEELNNALNPSENILLLIDEAHRSHSNTLHAYLSKALPNCAKIGFTGTPIISAKKKKTKDIFANDENSYIDIYSIRDSQKDKVTVPIFYEGLETMGAVKGANTLDQLFEVLFQDYTAEERAAIKSKYAGKRNVLNAKELMKDKARHILRHYVTRIMQGKFKAQVAASDRQACVLYQQYLTAAKDELIQELESKAVILQSLKLESAPPEYRTLVQAYPYLDTIKRLEFAAIISANSKKDPQAWKQWTDENNHTIYKNRFWKNLDEDGLAFLIVNNKLLVGFDAPLEQVLYVDRSLVEHDLLQAIARTNRTAEGKDYGLIVDYYGIDIAAAMSVYDQEDVDGAWFDIQEELPKLDQAHHRVMNFWQERNLNIYDDKEACVNILNHDERARAEFYQLLREFLQAMDAFLPRPQALRYLKDAKKLGELKKLVDDIFRDERPEDAKEKVQALIDQHIQSQGINLKVSPVNILDLDFEQRVQQRSSVETRAAEMEHAIRYHIRTHLDDDPVYYRNLSDKLEEILQRLGADWNAIATEFLNLAQKVRAEQTEVSENQPSARIRPFFNALIDTLDSPTPEIATKLQTFTTELVDFIYNQSYVIGFWNDLVARENLCKNIWLKLEDLNVFPDSKLDGLADQITQLAERHDANRGR; encoded by the coding sequence ATGTCGGGACTTGAAGACACATCTACAGAATTACCCACAATAGAACAACTCCAAAAAATGCAACAACTTCCCGGCGGTTTAGGCTGGGAACACATCAAAGCAAACCATTTAGCAGCAATCCCCGAACAACGGGACGATTACCACGAAGTTCTCCTAATTCCCCGACTCCAGCGCCAACTCCGAGAAATCAACCTCGACGACAACCGACAACCCTGGCTAGACGAACGCCGCATCAACCAAGCCATCAGCCAACTGCAAAACCTCGGCCCCGGTAAACTGATGGAGAAAAACGAAACCCTGACAAAACTCCTCCTCACAGGCGTGAAAGTCGAAGGACTCACAGGTAAACAAATTACCATCAACCTGATAGACTTCGACCACCCCGAACGTAACGACTTCCTCGCCATCAGCCAATTCCGCATCGACCCACCGGGAGTAAAAGGCCCCAAAGGTCACTATCGCCCCGATATCATTTTGTTTGTCAACGGTATCCCCCTCGTCGTCATCGAATGCAAAGCCCCAGGTGCAGATATGCTCAAATCTGGGATTCAAGACTTGCTAAAATACTCCAACCAACGTCACAGCCTCCTACCAGAAGGAATTGAGCGCTTATTTCACTACAACCAATTGATGATTTCCTGCACCTCCGGGCGGGCTGTCGTGGGTACGGTGGGGAGTCAACCCAAGCATTATCTCGAATGGAAAGACACCAGCCCTTTTGATTCCAACTTCATCGCCCAGGTTTTAGACATCACCAACCCGACGCTTCCCGAAGAGGAATTAATCTCAAGTGCATCTAATTACTTATTACCTGAATCTTCCCCTACTAGGGAAGGCGAAACTTTAACAGCAGTCAAAAGCGGCGAAAAGTTAGAAGATTTAATTGACCCATCCAAACTTAACCGCCGCCAGCAACTCATCGCCGGAATGCTTCACCCCAGCAATTTGCTAGACATCCTACGCCACTACATTCTGTTCACAACCAAACACAACCGTCGAATCAAAATAGTCCCGCGCTATCAACAATTTCGTGGCGTATCCAAAGCCGTTGACCGCTTGCTACACGGTAAAACTAAAACACAACACGGTAGCGAAGACCAGCGTGGCGGTATTATCTGGCACTACCAAGGCTCAGGTAAAAGCTTGGATATGGTGTTTATCCTTCGCAAACTGCGGACAATTCCCCAACTTCAACAGTTTAAAGCTGTCATCGTTACTGATCGCACAGATTTAGAAGAACAACTTCAACAAACAGCAACCCTTTCTGGTCAAACTCTGCAAGTAGCAACAAGCATCAAAGATTTAGCGAAGAAACTGCGACAAACAGGGCCGGGTATTGTTTTTGGAATGGTTCAGAAATTTAACAAAATTAATGAACTGAAAGAATACGCTGATATTGAGGAGTTAAACAATGCTCTCAATCCCTCGGAAAACATTTTACTATTAATTGACGAAGCTCACCGTTCCCACAGCAACACCCTTCACGCTTACCTTTCCAAAGCTTTACCCAATTGCGCCAAAATTGGTTTTACAGGAACTCCCATCATCTCAGCAAAGAAAAAGAAAACAAAAGACATCTTTGCTAATGACGAAAATTCTTATATTGATATCTACAGTATCCGCGATTCCCAAAAAGATAAAGTTACCGTTCCCATTTTCTACGAAGGGCTGGAAACAATGGGAGCAGTCAAAGGAGCCAACACCCTAGACCAACTTTTTGAGGTGCTATTTCAAGACTATACCGCAGAAGAACGGGCAGCGATTAAATCCAAATACGCCGGAAAAAGGAACGTCCTCAACGCTAAAGAACTGATGAAGGACAAGGCTAGACATATCTTACGGCACTATGTCACCCGGATCATGCAGGGTAAATTTAAAGCTCAGGTAGCAGCAAGCGATCGCCAAGCTTGCGTTTTGTACCAGCAATATCTTACCGCAGCCAAAGACGAACTGATTCAAGAATTAGAATCAAAAGCCGTTATTCTGCAAAGTCTGAAATTAGAATCAGCACCTCCCGAATACCGCACCCTCGTACAAGCTTATCCTTACCTCGATACCATCAAGCGTTTGGAATTTGCGGCGATTATCTCCGCCAACAGCAAAAAAGACCCCCAAGCCTGGAAACAATGGACGGATGAAAATAACCATACCATCTACAAAAACCGTTTCTGGAAAAACTTAGATGAAGACGGTTTAGCTTTTTTAATTGTGAATAATAAACTACTTGTAGGCTTCGACGCACCTTTAGAACAAGTGCTATATGTAGACCGCAGCTTAGTAGAACATGATTTATTACAAGCCATCGCTCGTACCAATCGCACCGCCGAAGGTAAAGACTACGGTTTAATTGTAGACTATTACGGTATCGACATCGCCGCTGCGATGAGTGTCTACGACCAAGAAGATGTCGATGGTGCTTGGTTTGATATCCAAGAAGAACTACCCAAATTAGATCAAGCCCACCACCGGGTAATGAACTTTTGGCAAGAACGCAACTTAAATATTTATGATGACAAAGAAGCTTGTGTAAATATCCTAAATCATGACGAGCGAGCGCGTGCAGAATTCTATCAACTTCTGCGGGAATTTCTGCAAGCAATGGATGCCTTTTTACCTCGTCCCCAAGCTTTGCGCTACCTGAAAGATGCGAAAAAATTGGGAGAATTAAAGAAATTAGTCGATGATATTTTCCGAGATGAACGCCCAGAAGACGCTAAAGAAAAAGTTCAAGCGCTGATAGACCAACACATTCAATCTCAGGGGATTAACCTGAAAGTCTCACCAGTAAATATCCTTGACCTAGACTTTGAGCAACGGGTACAACAAAGAAGTTCCGTCGAAACTCGTGCGGCTGAAATGGAACACGCTATCCGTTACCACATCCGCACCCACCTAGACGATGACCCAGTTTATTATCGCAACCTCAGCGATAAACTAGAAGAAATTTTACAACGTTTGGGTGCAGATTGGAATGCGATCGCTACAGAATTTTTAAACCTAGCGCAAAAAGTCCGAGCCGAACAAACTGAAGTCAGCGAAAATCAACCATCAGCCCGAATTCGCCCTTTCTTCAATGCTCTCATAGATACGCTAGACTCACCAACACCCGAAATTGCCACCAAACTACAAACCTTTACCACCGAACTGGTAGACTTTATCTACAACCAAAGTTATGTAATCGGCTTCTGGAACGACTTGGTAGCCAGGGAAAACCTCTGTAAAAATATCTGGCTGAAATTAGAAGATTTAAATGTCTTCCCAGATAGTAAACTGGATGGTTTAGCAGACCAAATCACCCAATTAGCCGAACGACACGATGCAAATCGAGGGCGATGA